A part of Paenibacillus sp. 481 genomic DNA contains:
- the gntK gene encoding gluconokinase produces the protein MSRLTYMIGVDIGTTSTKAVLFEQNGTIVAKGNVEYPLYTPSSTIAEQDPEQIFHAVIQSVKQAMDHSGVRPDDIMFVSFSSAMHSVIAVDAAGKPLTPCMTWADNRSSEQAERLSRDMNGHELYLRTGTPIHPMSPLTKLMWMREEDAQTFQQAAKFISIKEYVFTKLFNEYVVDYSIASATGLLNLKSLDWDEEALQIAGITRNQLSTIVPTTHQMHGLVAEYARAMALAPSTPFIVGASDGVLSNLGVNAIEPGVVACTIGTSGAIRTVVDRPVTDPKGRIFCYALTDKHWVIGGPVNNGGMLFRWVRDELAASEVETAKRLGMDPYDVLTQIAERVSPGSDGLLFHPYMTGERAPLWTADARGSFFGLTMHHRKEHMIRAVLEGVIFNLYTVLLAMQEQIGQPSKIHATGGFARSALWRQMMADIFNQEVAIPESYESSCLGAVVLGLYAIGKTDRLEIVADMVGASHHHKPIAEHSRIYDELLPIYISVSRQLKDEYKAIAKFQRKLVTG, from the coding sequence ATGAGCAGGTTAACGTACATGATCGGTGTCGATATTGGAACGACGAGTACTAAAGCAGTTCTGTTCGAACAGAATGGGACGATTGTTGCTAAAGGTAATGTGGAGTATCCATTATACACACCGAGTTCGACCATTGCGGAGCAAGATCCTGAGCAGATCTTTCATGCGGTTATCCAATCGGTCAAGCAAGCCATGGATCACAGTGGAGTTCGTCCTGATGACATCATGTTCGTTTCGTTCAGTTCGGCGATGCACAGTGTCATTGCGGTTGATGCCGCAGGCAAACCGCTTACGCCATGTATGACGTGGGCGGATAATCGCAGCAGTGAACAGGCCGAGCGATTGAGTCGGGACATGAACGGACACGAGCTGTACTTGCGAACGGGGACACCGATTCATCCGATGTCACCGCTGACGAAATTAATGTGGATGCGCGAGGAAGATGCTCAGACTTTCCAGCAAGCAGCCAAATTTATTTCGATTAAGGAGTATGTATTCACCAAGCTCTTTAACGAGTATGTGGTGGACTACTCGATCGCATCGGCGACTGGACTGCTCAATTTGAAATCGCTCGATTGGGACGAAGAGGCGTTGCAAATCGCGGGCATTACGCGAAATCAGCTTTCCACGATCGTTCCGACTACGCATCAAATGCACGGCTTGGTCGCGGAATATGCGCGTGCGATGGCGCTTGCACCGAGCACACCGTTTATCGTGGGCGCCAGCGATGGCGTGCTGTCGAATCTGGGTGTTAACGCGATTGAACCCGGTGTGGTCGCGTGCACAATTGGGACAAGCGGGGCGATTCGGACGGTCGTGGATCGTCCGGTAACTGACCCGAAGGGCCGAATCTTTTGTTATGCGTTGACGGATAAACATTGGGTCATCGGCGGCCCGGTCAACAATGGGGGCATGCTGTTCCGTTGGGTACGGGATGAGCTTGCTGCTTCGGAAGTTGAAACCGCGAAGCGGCTCGGCATGGACCCGTACGATGTGTTAACGCAAATCGCGGAGCGAGTAAGTCCGGGCTCAGACGGATTGTTGTTCCATCCGTATATGACAGGTGAACGCGCACCGCTATGGACTGCGGATGCGCGAGGGTCTTTCTTCGGTTTGACGATGCACCATCGTAAAGAGCATATGATTCGTGCGGTGCTTGAAGGGGTTATTTTCAACCTGTACACGGTATTGCTAGCGATGCAGGAGCAGATTGGGCAGCCGAGCAAAATTCACGCGACTGGCGGGTTCGCACGTTCGGCGTTATGGCGCCAAATGATGGCCGACATTTTCAATCAAGAAGTCGCCATTCCAGAAAGCTACGAGAGTTCTTGTCTAGGTGCGGTCGTGCTTGGCCTGTATGCGATCGGTAAGACGGATCGCTTGGAAATCGTGGCGGATATGGTGGGGGCTTCTCATCACCATAAGCCAATCGCAGAGCATTCACGCATATACGATGAGTTGCTGCCGATTTATATTTCGGTCTCGCGTCAGTTAAAGGATGAATATAAGGCGATTGCCAAGTTCCAACGCAAGCTTGTTACAGGATAA
- a CDS encoding DUF7507 domain-containing protein: MPYILRFNTTLRGALTFTGNTLGLSGTGTIGVAGDFTTINGFTTINTNSVFGTYPNGTTGDYTLNSSSAILQLPLGSSVVYAELIWAGQFATPTIDLSARINDPVQFTTPSGMTVSVPPDPNTIVDFDRTIYVRSANVTSLVAHDGAGTYTCGSVVGTIVTGSSTNHAGWTLQVAYTNPALPFRNLTLFVGSEIVASNVISIAPITGFVTPLVGPITGRLLASAQEGDADLTGDQLLFGPNMNTLSVVSGPNNFPNNFFASQINGDNGQLNTTGTFGDRNAVNGEPGFNTFACRQGWDITNVDVSSFLVNNQSAAIIQATSQGDIYVVNGLGLQIDAIAPTLAVTKSGDRPTIAVGETLTFSFVVTNTGTLTAENIIFQDNASEPPQINFVPGSVRINGVSNPALNPLTGFNLSNLSPGASVQVSYMVEALALPSGGSFVDNAVVRFEARLLPGEPLLPFSVLSNTVTTQVVEGNVTIQKSADRTTTVIGDTVTYTLQLTSSGNATVTNVSVTDNIPNGTVFVTNSVFVNGVNRPGADPVSGIIIGTLPPGGTATVTFQVRVAFLPSPEAIINRGFVQFTVGMTPRQNSSNEVVIPILQTGVDLVKEADMSFAFVGEPINYTIRIINTGTADAVNVILTDPLPDGATFIPNSVTLDGVPQPGANLANGFNVGTVPAGVTRIVTYTLEVMGIPPSQAIMNMARAQFQFIVGGVPVPGSAESDTVNVPVGTSGIQVTKSTDSVDAIVGETITYTVVYTNQGSIPVDRVVLTDALPDGTRQLQDSVFINGVQQFGAEVQAGVSLGRIAAGQSVTVVYSVVVDGLPASGTLTNVAQTTGFLLTPDGREVPTNNDSNFVVIPVFMPGIDVAKSANVTEAFVGEEVVYTVVVTNTGNTIIADAVLADALPAASRFVDDSVVINGVGQPGENPQDGIFLGSLSPGQVITIMYTVEVDALPTPAELFNRATANFDFQLPSGRIVQGSMDSNAVVIPVFAIDLTITKSGTPALVNVGDVITYTLVINNGSQLTATNSVLIDALPAGAAFVPNSVTINGIPQPGANPATGIPLATIVPLDSITVTYQLTVVSVPNPKEIVNRAQATFDFVSPGGNVVTDTIHSNVVIIPVNSPIEFDVTVTKSADRTTAFVGETLTYTVIVENASVNTLTSTVVVDPLPDGSRLVPDSVTVNGTSVPGADPVEGVSIGTIVSGTSVTIMYKVLVESTPIPPELMNMATANYIREGVGPETTNSNTVVIPVVNTGVILVKSADASLAFIGETVTYTIVVDNTANVLATAVALVDPLPDSTRFVANSVTVNGSIRPGIRPDTGIPLGNLAPTQSVTITFQVEVTALPEPPELVNIANLIFTFIPPSGEVVPDVRVASNVVRIPVIDSGIRVTKSANKQDVLVDETLQYTVVVANNGSNTAANTVLTDSIPNGTRFVAGTVVINGIAAPNADPTTGISLGTLASGASVTVTYVLEVTGLPDTDQIANTATASFTIITPSGTQIPSTIDSNTIITPVASSGITIRKQANVTEAQVGSIITYTLNVRNSGSLTATNITIRDALNPEEAFVAGSVTVNGVTQPNVSPSTGISLGSLSPGQEATITYQIQVVSLPSPPELTNTAVLSALVTTQTGRVANIETPSNTVITPVISVPTANIVVQKSANTQSAALQDVITYSIVVTNQGNVETINTVIVDQPPSGTEFVAGSVTVQGGLISGASPLTGIPLGTLLPSASVTVTFQVRVVQQPVSSSFVNQAQVQFQSVSLTGELITQTVASNAVTVAFTRRNEAILSKMVNTGLVHTGMLVGYIITLRNTGSTTIVQAVLNDRLPAGLQFIPGTLTLNGVVVPNQSLTSIPLPQIPPGGEARVAYKARIKQARGSVTNVVTAEFGFLQADGTVIASRLSASATVNIEEMEE, encoded by the coding sequence ATGCCTTATATTTTACGTTTTAATACAACTCTTCGGGGAGCGCTTACGTTTACGGGGAATACATTAGGCTTGTCAGGAACAGGTACGATAGGCGTAGCAGGCGATTTTACTACGATTAATGGCTTTACAACGATTAATACGAACTCGGTGTTTGGTACGTATCCGAATGGCACAACCGGCGATTACACGTTAAATAGCTCTAGTGCAATCCTACAACTTCCTTTAGGCAGCTCAGTTGTATATGCAGAGCTCATTTGGGCGGGACAGTTTGCTACCCCAACTATCGACTTGTCGGCACGCATAAACGATCCGGTGCAGTTTACAACTCCTTCAGGCATGACCGTCAGCGTACCGCCTGATCCGAATACTATTGTTGACTTTGACAGAACCATTTACGTTCGTTCGGCAAATGTAACAAGTTTAGTTGCGCATGACGGTGCAGGGACGTATACGTGCGGGTCTGTTGTCGGTACGATTGTTACGGGCAGTTCCACCAATCATGCGGGGTGGACGCTGCAAGTTGCTTATACGAATCCGGCGCTGCCGTTTCGCAATTTGACTTTGTTTGTCGGCTCGGAAATCGTTGCTTCAAACGTCATATCCATAGCCCCAATTACAGGGTTTGTGACCCCGCTTGTAGGCCCGATCACGGGGCGTCTGCTGGCGAGCGCACAGGAAGGGGATGCGGACTTAACAGGGGATCAGCTGCTATTCGGGCCTAACATGAATACCCTGTCTGTCGTTTCTGGACCGAACAATTTTCCGAACAACTTTTTTGCTTCACAAATTAATGGGGACAACGGACAGCTGAATACAACGGGTACATTCGGGGACCGGAATGCGGTAAATGGTGAGCCCGGCTTCAATACGTTTGCGTGCCGTCAAGGTTGGGACATTACGAACGTGGATGTTTCTAGTTTCCTCGTTAACAATCAGTCGGCTGCTATTATTCAGGCTACGTCACAAGGAGACATTTACGTTGTTAACGGGCTTGGTTTGCAAATTGATGCGATCGCGCCAACTTTAGCAGTGACGAAGTCAGGTGATCGACCGACCATCGCGGTCGGAGAGACGTTGACATTTAGCTTTGTTGTAACGAATACGGGAACGTTAACGGCAGAAAATATTATATTTCAAGATAATGCGAGTGAGCCACCACAAATTAATTTTGTGCCAGGCTCGGTCAGAATTAATGGGGTATCGAATCCAGCTTTGAATCCGCTGACAGGATTCAATCTAAGTAATCTCAGTCCAGGTGCAAGTGTGCAAGTATCGTATATGGTTGAAGCCTTGGCGCTGCCAAGTGGGGGCAGCTTTGTTGATAACGCGGTCGTTCGTTTTGAGGCAAGGCTACTGCCTGGGGAGCCGCTATTGCCGTTCTCCGTGCTATCTAACACGGTCACGACGCAAGTTGTTGAGGGTAACGTTACGATTCAAAAGTCGGCAGATCGAACAACGACGGTAATCGGTGACACGGTCACGTATACACTTCAGCTCACAAGTAGTGGAAATGCGACCGTGACAAATGTTTCGGTAACAGACAACATTCCAAATGGAACCGTCTTTGTAACGAACAGTGTGTTCGTAAACGGGGTGAATCGGCCGGGGGCTGACCCGGTCAGTGGCATTATTATTGGTACGCTACCGCCAGGCGGCACAGCTACGGTCACGTTTCAGGTTCGAGTCGCGTTTCTGCCAAGTCCGGAAGCGATTATAAATCGTGGATTTGTTCAATTTACGGTAGGTATGACGCCTAGGCAAAATAGTTCTAATGAAGTCGTTATTCCCATTTTGCAAACAGGTGTTGACCTTGTCAAAGAAGCAGATATGAGCTTTGCCTTCGTAGGTGAACCTATTAATTATACGATTCGGATTATTAATACGGGTACGGCAGATGCGGTTAACGTCATATTGACTGATCCGCTACCTGATGGCGCAACCTTTATTCCCAATAGTGTGACGTTGGACGGCGTACCACAGCCAGGTGCGAATCTGGCAAATGGCTTCAACGTCGGTACGGTTCCCGCAGGTGTGACACGTATTGTAACGTACACGTTGGAGGTTATGGGGATCCCGCCTTCGCAGGCGATTATGAATATGGCGCGGGCGCAGTTCCAATTTATTGTCGGCGGAGTTCCTGTTCCGGGGTCTGCCGAGTCTGACACGGTGAACGTGCCAGTTGGAACGAGTGGTATTCAGGTGACGAAGTCGACGGATTCGGTAGATGCCATTGTAGGTGAAACCATTACGTATACCGTCGTATATACGAATCAAGGCTCGATTCCAGTCGATCGAGTCGTATTGACAGACGCTCTGCCTGATGGCACGCGCCAGCTGCAAGATAGTGTGTTTATTAACGGTGTGCAGCAATTTGGGGCGGAAGTTCAAGCGGGTGTCTCGCTAGGCAGAATAGCTGCTGGACAGTCGGTCACCGTCGTATACTCCGTTGTGGTAGACGGTTTACCTGCTAGCGGAACGTTGACTAACGTCGCACAGACGACAGGGTTTTTACTCACGCCTGATGGCCGTGAAGTACCGACCAACAATGATTCCAATTTTGTGGTCATTCCTGTATTTATGCCGGGAATTGATGTTGCAAAGTCTGCGAATGTGACGGAAGCATTTGTAGGTGAAGAGGTTGTTTACACCGTAGTCGTGACGAATACAGGGAATACGATTATTGCGGATGCCGTATTGGCGGACGCCTTGCCAGCAGCGTCTCGATTTGTAGACGATAGTGTCGTTATTAACGGTGTGGGGCAGCCAGGTGAAAATCCGCAGGACGGTATTTTTCTGGGTTCGTTATCACCAGGACAGGTGATTACGATTATGTATACGGTGGAAGTTGATGCGCTGCCGACACCCGCTGAATTGTTTAACCGTGCGACGGCTAACTTTGATTTCCAATTGCCGTCTGGACGTATCGTACAAGGTTCGATGGATTCCAACGCGGTCGTCATACCTGTCTTTGCGATTGATTTGACGATTACGAAGTCGGGCACACCTGCGCTCGTAAATGTGGGAGATGTAATCACGTACACGCTTGTCATTAATAATGGGAGTCAGTTAACCGCGACGAACAGCGTGTTGATAGACGCATTACCAGCCGGGGCGGCGTTTGTGCCCAACAGTGTGACGATTAATGGCATACCGCAGCCTGGCGCCAATCCAGCCACAGGTATACCGTTAGCAACGATTGTACCGTTAGATTCGATTACGGTGACGTATCAGCTCACGGTCGTATCGGTTCCTAATCCAAAAGAAATTGTGAATCGGGCCCAAGCGACGTTTGATTTCGTGTCTCCTGGCGGCAATGTCGTTACCGATACGATTCATTCTAACGTCGTTATTATTCCGGTAAACAGCCCTATTGAATTCGACGTAACGGTCACAAAAAGTGCGGATCGCACGACAGCATTCGTAGGCGAAACACTGACATATACCGTTATTGTGGAAAATGCAAGTGTTAATACGCTTACTAGCACAGTTGTCGTTGATCCGCTTCCTGATGGATCGCGTCTTGTACCGGACAGTGTCACGGTTAATGGAACTTCCGTACCCGGGGCTGATCCGGTTGAGGGCGTAAGTATAGGAACGATTGTGTCTGGAACATCGGTCACTATTATGTATAAGGTACTGGTTGAAAGTACCCCGATACCGCCTGAATTGATGAATATGGCTACTGCCAATTACATTCGCGAAGGTGTCGGTCCGGAAACGACGAACTCCAATACGGTCGTCATTCCCGTAGTGAACACAGGTGTCATCCTTGTCAAATCTGCTGATGCCAGTTTAGCGTTCATCGGTGAAACGGTCACATACACCATTGTGGTGGACAATACGGCGAATGTACTCGCAACGGCGGTTGCCTTAGTTGATCCGCTTCCAGATAGCACAAGATTCGTTGCGAATAGTGTAACGGTGAACGGGAGCATTAGGCCGGGGATCCGGCCTGATACAGGCATTCCGCTTGGCAACTTAGCACCGACCCAATCCGTGACGATAACGTTCCAAGTAGAAGTTACCGCTTTGCCGGAGCCTCCTGAGCTGGTTAATATCGCAAATTTAATATTTACCTTTATTCCGCCATCAGGCGAGGTCGTACCAGATGTGCGCGTGGCATCGAACGTCGTTCGTATTCCGGTAATCGATTCAGGAATACGTGTCACCAAATCGGCAAATAAGCAGGATGTGCTTGTAGACGAAACGTTACAGTACACGGTCGTCGTAGCCAATAATGGCAGCAATACAGCAGCGAATACCGTATTGACGGACTCCATTCCGAACGGAACTCGCTTTGTAGCGGGGACAGTTGTAATAAATGGTATCGCTGCGCCAAATGCAGACCCCACTACAGGCATTTCGCTCGGTACGTTGGCTTCGGGGGCGTCCGTAACCGTAACGTACGTATTGGAAGTGACAGGGCTGCCGGATACGGATCAAATTGCGAACACGGCCACAGCAAGCTTCACGATTATTACACCAAGCGGCACGCAAATACCGAGTACGATCGACTCAAATACGATCATCACCCCAGTGGCTTCGAGTGGGATTACGATTCGGAAGCAGGCGAACGTGACTGAAGCGCAAGTGGGCAGCATCATTACGTATACGCTTAATGTAAGAAATTCAGGCAGCTTGACAGCCACAAATATAACGATACGTGATGCCTTAAATCCAGAAGAAGCGTTTGTTGCTGGATCGGTTACGGTGAATGGTGTGACGCAGCCGAACGTGAGTCCGTCAACAGGTATTTCACTAGGTTCGCTTTCTCCAGGCCAAGAGGCCACGATTACGTATCAGATACAAGTTGTATCATTGCCGTCACCGCCTGAACTTACGAATACGGCTGTATTATCAGCTCTCGTTACGACGCAGACTGGACGGGTAGCTAATATAGAAACCCCATCCAACACCGTCATCACGCCTGTTATTTCAGTACCAACGGCTAATATTGTCGTTCAAAAAAGCGCAAACACGCAAAGTGCAGCTTTGCAAGACGTGATTACGTACAGCATCGTAGTCACGAATCAAGGCAATGTAGAAACGATTAACACCGTCATCGTCGACCAACCACCGAGCGGTACAGAGTTTGTAGCGGGTAGTGTTACTGTGCAAGGTGGTTTGATTAGCGGTGCGTCCCCCCTAACGGGTATCCCGCTCGGGACGCTGCTGCCTAGCGCGAGTGTTACGGTGACGTTCCAAGTACGGGTTGTGCAGCAACCGGTAAGTTCCAGCTTTGTTAATCAGGCGCAAGTTCAATTCCAGTCTGTATCATTGACAGGTGAACTGATTACGCAGACCGTTGCGTCAAATGCGGTGACAGTTGCGTTCACAAGACGCAATGAGGCGATTTTATCCAAAATGGTCAATACAGGGCTCGTCCACACGGGCATGCTGGTGGGATACATCATTACGCTGCGAAATACCGGATCCACGACGATCGTGCAAGCAGTGCTCAATGATCGCTTACCGGCAGGGCTTCAATTTATTCCTGGCACATTGACGTTAAATGGTGTTGTCGTTCCGAATCAGTCGTTAACGAGCATTCCGCTGCCTCAAATTCCACCGGGAGGCGAGGCGCGTGTTGCGTATAAGGCGCGCATTAAGCAAGCGCGAGGTTCGGTCACGAACGTGGTAACAGCAGAGTTCGGTTTCCTCCAAGCCGATGGAACGGTGATTGCATCACGCTTGAGTGCCTCAGCTACCGTTAATATAGAGGAAATGGAGGAGTAG
- a CDS encoding YwiC-like family protein has product MLSRYTICNSDVDRYMRMLRASFPNQHGAWAMLIVPFLIGMFAAKPNWTHLWLALAWFAAYCTSFAVLQWVKTGKEWVYKQPCLIYGRAFVLFAAILLFLRPDVWWMGAVMLPLFRVNMWYAKRKEERHLGNDIIAVAQFCWMLIIAFEVGGGTDWGLAWRAFAVCMLYFVGAVLYVKTMIREKGSPTYYAASLSVHLIAAIAAGLMISPWVAVPYGVLFLRAVWMPNMKVTVRQVGLGEIAFVVATTGVLIAAL; this is encoded by the coding sequence ATGCTGTCTCGTTATACAATTTGCAACTCTGATGTTGATCGCTATATGCGGATGCTGCGTGCCAGTTTTCCGAATCAACACGGAGCGTGGGCGATGCTTATCGTTCCTTTCCTTATCGGTATGTTTGCAGCCAAGCCTAATTGGACGCATCTGTGGTTGGCACTAGCTTGGTTTGCTGCTTATTGTACATCCTTTGCGGTCTTGCAATGGGTAAAGACAGGCAAAGAGTGGGTGTATAAACAGCCGTGTCTCATATACGGACGTGCCTTTGTCCTATTTGCAGCTATCCTACTATTTTTACGTCCGGACGTATGGTGGATGGGAGCGGTTATGCTGCCGCTATTTCGCGTGAACATGTGGTACGCGAAGCGTAAGGAAGAGCGTCATCTCGGCAATGACATCATTGCGGTAGCCCAATTTTGCTGGATGCTTATTATTGCCTTTGAAGTGGGAGGTGGAACGGATTGGGGCTTGGCGTGGCGCGCCTTTGCGGTGTGCATGCTTTATTTTGTCGGAGCCGTTCTATACGTCAAGACGATGATTCGGGAAAAAGGCAGCCCCACCTATTACGCTGCTTCATTAAGCGTGCATTTGATCGCGGCTATCGCTGCTGGACTAATGATTTCACCTTGGGTAGCTGTACCTTACGGAGTGCTGTTTTTGCGTGCGGTATGGATGCCGAATATGAAAGTGACGGTTAGGCAAGTAGGCTTAGGCGAGATTGCCTTCGTGGTCGCGACGACGGGCGTGCTTATCGCTGCTTTGTAA